The following are encoded in a window of Flavobacterium psychrotrophum genomic DNA:
- a CDS encoding flavodoxin family protein: protein MKALILLGTLKEKGPSNTAILSEFAISYLQKENIECEVVRLAEHNILPGSYITLDAQDDFAGIYEKILGADILIFATPIWWNSHSSELQRIIERLDEVYHIVESGKPSPLYGKLGGVIITGDSDGAEHITGNIANFFTCIGVTVPAYASLGVIWEGHTKGKTTPRAELLKYYEKKYGQDAENMAKSFSRLGNLQKKN from the coding sequence ATGAAAGCACTTATTTTACTGGGCACCCTTAAAGAAAAGGGTCCATCTAACACGGCTATACTGAGCGAATTTGCCATAAGCTACCTGCAAAAAGAAAATATTGAATGTGAGGTGGTACGCCTTGCTGAGCACAACATCCTGCCAGGCTCATACATCACCCTCGATGCGCAGGATGATTTTGCGGGTATTTATGAAAAGATACTCGGCGCCGACATCCTGATTTTTGCGACCCCCATATGGTGGAACAGCCATTCATCAGAATTGCAACGCATAATAGAGAGGCTCGACGAGGTATACCATATTGTGGAATCGGGCAAGCCCTCTCCGCTTTACGGAAAGCTGGGCGGGGTGATTATAACGGGAGATTCTGACGGCGCAGAGCACATAACCGGCAACATCGCCAACTTTTTTACCTGCATAGGTGTCACAGTACCTGCCTATGCCTCACTGGGTGTTATATGGGAAGGCCACACTAAAGGAAAGACCACACCAAGGGCGGAACTGTTGAAATATTATGAAAAAAAGTATGGGCAGGATGCCGAAAATATGGCTAAATCATTTTCCAGGCTGGGCAACTTACAAAAGAAGAATTAA
- a CDS encoding DUF72 domain-containing protein → MKKTTVHIGCSSYATASWQPLFFPEGLPKKKWFDYYCNYFNTYELNATFYHFPTLKSLEAWYEKAPNGFLFSIKIPKTITHIKRMEDCKDDIEKFYQVAREGLKDKLGCVLFQLPPSFTYSPERLEAIIAAVNPEFTNVVEFRNESWWREDVMDILESNNISFCSVNYPKLPTAVIKTNQKGYVRMHGNPRLFYSEYTEEQIADMYNEVVRKNFKQIYIYFNNTASTAGIINALQAKRLNDEY, encoded by the coding sequence ATGAAAAAAACAACTGTACATATAGGATGTTCCAGTTATGCTACCGCATCTTGGCAGCCCCTTTTTTTTCCGGAAGGTTTACCCAAAAAGAAATGGTTTGACTATTATTGTAACTATTTCAATACGTATGAGCTCAATGCTACATTTTACCACTTCCCTACGCTAAAAAGCCTGGAAGCCTGGTATGAAAAAGCACCTAATGGTTTTCTTTTCAGTATTAAAATCCCAAAAACAATTACCCACATTAAAAGGATGGAAGATTGTAAGGATGATATTGAGAAGTTTTATCAGGTGGCGCGCGAAGGTCTCAAGGACAAATTGGGGTGTGTGCTTTTTCAGTTGCCGCCAAGCTTTACCTACAGCCCGGAACGCCTGGAGGCCATTATTGCGGCTGTTAATCCTGAATTTACTAATGTTGTCGAGTTCAGGAATGAAAGTTGGTGGAGGGAAGATGTCATGGACATACTGGAGAGCAACAATATTAGTTTTTGCAGTGTGAATTACCCCAAATTACCTACTGCTGTAATAAAAACCAACCAAAAGGGCTATGTGCGGATGCATGGCAACCCCAGGCTGTTTTATTCGGAATATACGGAAGAACAAATTGCAGATATGTACAATGAGGTTGTACGTAAAAATTTTAAGCAGATTTATATCTATTTTAATAATACAGCATCGACTGCTGGTATTATTAACGCTCTGCAGGCAAAAAGGCTAAATGATGAGTACTAA
- a CDS encoding endonuclease, which translates to MPEGPSIIIAKENMVAFTGHKVIAALGNAAIDMSLLENKRLLDIKTWGKHLLLCFKGFTVRVHFLLFGTYRINETKEAKLRLGLTFNNGEINIYTAGVKILEGDINSHYDWSADVMHEQWDEKAALEKLSHKPDMMICDALLEQDIFSGVGNIIKNEVLYRVHVHPESRSGNIPDEKLKEIAEQAREYSFDFLKWKNEGTLKKHWLAHTKKTCKRCELPMHKEYTGTKKRRSFFCTNCQELYA; encoded by the coding sequence ATGCCTGAAGGTCCAAGTATAATAATTGCTAAAGAAAATATGGTAGCATTTACAGGCCATAAAGTCATTGCCGCTTTAGGCAATGCTGCAATAGACATGTCGTTATTGGAAAACAAAAGACTTCTTGACATTAAAACCTGGGGCAAGCACCTGTTACTGTGCTTTAAAGGGTTTACCGTACGCGTCCATTTTTTACTATTTGGCACCTACCGAATTAACGAAACAAAAGAGGCCAAGCTTCGGTTGGGCCTGACTTTTAATAACGGGGAAATCAACATTTATACTGCTGGCGTTAAAATTTTAGAAGGTGACATTAATTCCCATTATGACTGGTCTGCCGATGTGATGCACGAGCAATGGGATGAAAAAGCCGCCCTGGAAAAACTCAGCCATAAGCCTGATATGATGATATGCGATGCTTTATTAGAACAGGATATTTTTTCGGGTGTGGGCAATATTATAAAAAACGAGGTATTATACAGGGTGCACGTGCATCCGGAATCACGTAGCGGGAATATACCGGATGAAAAACTCAAAGAAATTGCAGAACAGGCAAGGGAGTATAGCTTTGATTTTTTGAAGTGGAAAAACGAAGGTACCCTGAAAAAGCACTGGCTGGCCCATACCAAAAAAACATGTAAACGCTGCGAACTGCCTATGCACAAAGAATATACCGGGACCAAAAAGCGCCGCAGTTTCTTCTGTACCAATTGCCAGGAACTTTACGCATGA
- a CDS encoding YihY/virulence factor BrkB family protein, which produces MNVKKTLKDSIGVLQDTVKGFMEDKGLKLSASLAYYTLFSMAPLLLLIISLAGVFFGKDAIEGTVFKELNGLVGNEAAAQIQKIIRNMELSGDTNLSLIISAATLIIGATTVFGEIQDSINMIWKVKAKPKKGWVKLIKDRLLSGSLIVGLGFLLIVSLVVNGALSVFNGMLKQWLPDVSVIFFTILSLIVNLVVLSLIFAVIYKVLPDAKVKWRDVRAGAVFTTLLFLLGRYIIGLYITSSGTASTYGAAGSLIVILLWVYYSAAILFISAEFTRAYAAFKGERILPAEYAVYVEEKETEQPQANVARESNS; this is translated from the coding sequence ATGAATGTAAAAAAAACTTTGAAAGACAGTATAGGAGTATTGCAGGACACTGTGAAAGGATTTATGGAAGACAAAGGGCTTAAGCTGAGTGCTTCTCTTGCTTATTATACCTTGTTTTCCATGGCTCCCTTACTATTGCTTATAATATCACTGGCCGGGGTCTTTTTTGGGAAAGATGCTATTGAGGGGACTGTATTTAAAGAACTCAACGGCCTTGTGGGCAATGAGGCTGCGGCACAGATACAAAAAATTATCCGCAATATGGAACTTTCCGGCGATACGAACCTGTCGCTCATAATAAGCGCGGCTACCCTGATAATAGGTGCTACAACCGTTTTTGGAGAGATCCAGGATTCGATAAACATGATATGGAAGGTAAAGGCCAAACCCAAAAAAGGATGGGTGAAACTCATCAAAGACAGGCTGCTATCAGGTTCACTGATTGTTGGCCTGGGCTTTTTGCTTATCGTATCACTGGTGGTAAACGGGGCACTAAGTGTATTTAACGGGATGCTGAAGCAGTGGCTGCCGGATGTATCTGTAATTTTCTTTACCATTCTTAGCCTGATTGTAAACCTGGTCGTGCTGAGCCTGATTTTCGCAGTCATTTATAAAGTGCTGCCCGATGCTAAGGTTAAATGGAGGGATGTAAGGGCGGGGGCTGTGTTTACTACGCTGCTTTTCCTTTTGGGCCGGTATATTATTGGCTTGTATATCACCTCGTCAGGAACGGCCTCTACTTACGGCGCTGCAGGTTCACTAATCGTCATACTACTTTGGGTATATTATTCCGCAGCCATCCTGTTTATCAGTGCCGAATTTACGCGTGCCTATGCCGCATTTAAAGGGGAGAGGATATTGCCTGCTGAGTATGCGGTATATGTTGAGGAAAAAGAAACAGAGCAGCCACAGGCCAATGTAGCCAGGGAAAGCAACTCCTGA
- a CDS encoding zinc-dependent alcohol dehydrogenase, whose amino-acid sequence MKAAVFHKPKDIRVDTVEDPKIEDPRDVVLKVTSTAICGSDLHIYNGLFPQPKPLVLGHEFMGIVEEVGSGITNLKVGDRVVVPFPISCGTCHFCNMSLPTHCENSNPEHYGPEGGLLKGKGGGLFGYTDLYGGYSGGQAEYVRVPYADYGPRKVPDNLTDEQVLFLTDIFPTGWSGIDWAGLKGGETVVIWGAGPVGIMAAKSAWLKGAGRVIIVDIQDYRLAKAKQAANVETINYNDGDAVEKIRQMTGGYGADVCVDAVGMEADHGVWTKALNVIQGEVGTMRVLERCLDAVRRGGVVTVLGVYGSPYDNFPLHQWFDKGIQIKGGQAPVHNYIDHLIELVATGKVVLEDIITHKVPLSDAAKMYDIFNKKEDNCVKVVLKP is encoded by the coding sequence ATGAAAGCAGCAGTATTTCACAAACCCAAAGACATTAGGGTGGACACCGTTGAAGACCCTAAGATTGAAGACCCACGCGATGTGGTATTAAAAGTTACCTCCACTGCCATTTGTGGCAGCGACCTGCATATTTACAATGGGCTGTTTCCGCAGCCGAAGCCGCTGGTTTTAGGCCATGAATTCATGGGCATTGTAGAGGAGGTAGGTTCAGGCATAACCAACTTAAAGGTTGGAGATAGAGTAGTAGTACCTTTCCCAATTTCATGTGGCACCTGCCATTTTTGCAACATGAGCCTCCCCACACATTGCGAAAATTCCAACCCGGAACATTACGGGCCTGAAGGTGGTTTACTTAAGGGCAAAGGGGGAGGCCTGTTTGGCTATACCGATTTGTACGGCGGCTACAGTGGCGGCCAGGCTGAATATGTGCGCGTACCCTATGCCGATTACGGGCCACGCAAGGTGCCGGACAACCTAACGGACGAGCAGGTACTATTCCTAACCGATATATTTCCTACGGGCTGGAGCGGCATTGACTGGGCAGGGCTTAAAGGAGGCGAAACGGTAGTAATATGGGGTGCCGGACCGGTAGGCATTATGGCCGCCAAATCAGCATGGTTAAAAGGTGCCGGACGTGTTATTATTGTAGACATACAGGACTACAGGCTTGCCAAGGCGAAACAAGCGGCTAACGTTGAAACGATTAATTACAATGATGGCGATGCGGTTGAAAAAATCCGCCAAATGACCGGTGGCTACGGTGCCGATGTGTGTGTGGACGCGGTGGGTATGGAAGCTGACCATGGCGTGTGGACGAAAGCGCTGAACGTGATACAGGGTGAAGTGGGAACCATGCGCGTACTGGAACGCTGCCTCGATGCAGTTAGGCGTGGCGGTGTGGTAACGGTGCTGGGAGTATATGGTTCGCCTTATGACAACTTCCCGCTGCATCAATGGTTTGATAAGGGCATCCAGATTAAAGGTGGGCAAGCTCCTGTACACAATTATATCGACCATCTTATTGAATTGGTTGCAACCGGCAAGGTAGTGCTCGAAGATATAATTACGCACAAAGTACCGCTTAGTGATGCGGCCAAGATGTACGACATTTTTAATAAGAAAGAAGACAATTGCGTAAAAGTAGTGTTAAAGCCTTAA